Genomic DNA from Calditrichota bacterium:
CCATAATGTAACAAATGCTGAAACTCGTGAGAAACAGTGCCAAGGACACTTTCAGTATGATAACCAACACTTCCATTTTGCTCACGGTAAATTCCCGGATACGTATCTATATATAAAATATCCGCTTTATTAGAGCCCAGTTCATTTAATTGGTCATTTTTATTAAAGAAACCACCAATAAACTCACCTTGCCCTTCCCAGCCATCTTTTATATCAGTTAAAAGGAAATCTACTTTTCCATTGTTATCAAAATCCGGGGGTGATCCAAAAATATCAACATCAATTTCATAAATACCTTTATTTGGATCAATACTACCTGTTGGTGTGGAATTAATTAATCCATTAAAAATATCATCAATTACATTATCGGTTACATGATTATTGTTCAATTCAGCTTTTTCAACCCACACATTTATTAATGAATTTGTTTTTTTTAGCACAAAAAGTTTTGTATCAAATTTTGGGCTATTGGGGTTTGTAAGATTCAGAACAATAAAGTTTTTTTCATCACCAATATCGTTAGCTGTTTTTTGCAACAGGTTAAGGTTTTGGTATATGTGTAAATCAGAAGGTCCAAGTTCTTGAAAATATTTTGCTACATATTCCCTGGAAGGTGTTAAGGGAGTACCTGAAATCCTCGGCTCGAAAAAAAAAGGAGTCTGGGCGGATGCTGTTATTACACTAAAAAGAATTAAAAGTATTTTGTGCATTCGTTACTTGTTTATATCCGGGTAAACTGTAGAAAGCTTATCCAAATCAGATTCTGAAAGAAAATCAAACTCAATGCCAACCTGAAACTCATTATCAGAATTTTTTTTCTGGTTCCGAACTTTTCCAATAGTTTTTACAACTTCATTTCCAACCCCAATTGCCAACTCTATCTTTAACCCGGTTTCAACAGAATCCGTTGTTATTATTGCAATCCCTGTTCGACTGATATCGGTTGTTGTGGCCATTCCTTCAAAGAAAACCTGATCATCAGCATTAAATACACGATATGAAATAAAATTTTCAGAATCTACCCTAAAAGACTCGCGACTTTCAAATTCCATCCTATACCTCGATTATGGTTTATTCTATTGTGATTTAAATTTTTTGTTCTCTAGTTATTTCTCATTGTTGTGTTTTATGATTTCTAAGATATCTTCATTTATTTCGCTTGCGTCAAAATTCAAATCTTCGATTTCTTTTATAATTAATTTAATTTTCGATTCAGTGTCCAGCTTACGATTTAAATATAAATATTTGTCCTCGTAATAGCGAACAATGCCACCCTTAAAATTACCACGATCAGATTTAACCGTGATGTCGTTACTTTCTAAAAATGAAACAAGCTTTTGAAATGTTTGGTCGTTGTTCATACTTTTAAGTTAAATGAAAGCTTGGGTCTTTGGTTTAATTCATCTTAAAAACGCAATGGGATAGTATGAGAAAGATTCAACTAAAATTCAAATAATTATCTCTATGCGATATAGCATCCAATATGGTTGTTATAAGTATTGGTCTTTCTCTTTATGGCGTAGCCTGTCAACAACATCTTTCACACGCTGTGAGCTATCCTTTTTACAAATCAAGATTGCATCTTTCGTTTCAACCATAACAATATCATCTATATCTATTGCAGCAATCAGTTTTTTATTTTCTGAATAGAAAAGATTGTTTTTTGCATTAACTTCGATTGAATCCTCTGTATATACGGCATTTTTATTCTCGTTCTTTGCAGACAAATTGTATACGGCTTCCCAGGAACCAACATCATTCCAGTCAAAATCAGATTCAATGACGCTGACGTTTTTAGCGCCTTCCATAATTGCATAATCAATGGAAATAGATTTTACAGCGGAATACACTTTTAATATTCCTTCATCCATTTCCATCGTATCAACTTTTTCATAAAGTTCCGGCAGGCCTTCATTCAATTCAGGCATCTGTTGTTCAAATTCTGATAGTATAGAATAAGTAGACCAGATAAAGATTCCTGCATTCCAATAAAAATCCCCACTTTCCAAAAAGCGGTTTGCTGTATCCAAATTTGGTTTTTCCGCAAAAGTTTTTACAGGGTAAATTTTATGCCCGTCCAATTCAATCAATTTAGAATTTCTTTGAATATAGCCATAGCCTGTTTCCGGATAAGATGGTTTTATTCCTAAAGTAATAAGTGTTCCGGATTCCAATGCGTATTTTTCTGCTGTCTTAAGAATGCTCTTAAAACCATCTACATCATTCACAAGATGATCCGCCGGTAAAACGGCCATAGCAACATTTTCTTTGTTTTCTCTTTTATTTATAATTGTTGCAGCCAATGCCACACAAGGTGCTGTATTTTTACCAAATGGTTCGGCTATAATATTTCTCTCCGGGATTTGAGGTAGCTGATCTTTAATTTCGTCTTTTAGATTTTCTCCGGTAATTATTAGTATTTTTTCATTTTCTGTAACATCTTTAATTCGGTCATATGTTTCCTGCAGCATTGTCCTGTCGCCAAAAATTTTAAGAAGCTGCTTTGGCATGTTTTGTCTACTTCTTGGCCAGAAACGAGTACCAGCCCCACCTGCCATTAATACTATGTACATTTATTCTCCTAAATCCTTATTTATTTTTTTTAAAAACTTTTTGGCAAAAACATTTGTTTCTTCCATTTCTAGTACGGCACTAAAAACTTTTTCAGCACTTTCCATATCTTTGCTTAAAAAATACGCTTCTCCAAGGTTATTTAATGCAGCAATATAACTTGGTTTAATTGTTAGCGCTTTTAAAAAAAGATTGATTGCAATGTCATATTTCTGATCCACACGGTTTAGAAAACCAAGATTATTAATTGCCTCCGGGTAATCTTTTTGCAAACGTATTGCTTGTTCCAGATGATAGTAAGCGCTATCAAAATAGCCTTCATAAAAAAGTGCAACACCTAAATTATTGTGTACCTTTGCATAATCAGGATTGATGTTAAGTGCTCTTTCATAAACCTGAATTTTATCAACATAATCTGTTTTTTTTGCAGCCTGCTCAGAATAGTTAAATGCCTCCATTGCAAGACTTCCCGTCATCACCTGGTTTACAAGTTCTAAATTTTTTTTTGCCGGTTGATAGTCCGGATTAATTTTTAGTGCTAATTTAAAACTCTTTTTTGCCTGAGGATACTTCTCCAGTAAAAACAAAAGGTAGCCATAATTATTCGCAGCTTCATAATATGCTGCATCAAGATCAATGGCTCTTTTAAATGCACGTGACGCCTCATTCAGCTTTCCCATACGATGATAAGCAATCCCAACAAAATTATGTATTTCTGCATCTTTTGGAATTATATCCAGGGCATCTTGCCAGGCGCTAACTGCAAGGCTGTCATTACCCGATTTAAAGTGATTAAATCCATCAGAAACATATTTTTCAGCCTGGTTTAAATCCGGCTTCTTAGTTTCTTCTTTTTTTGAAGCAGCGCAGGATATAAAGAAACTTATAGTGAGCACCAATAAAACAATAACTTTTATTTTATTCATAGCTACCACCTATTTAGTTTTGCTTTTTTAAGAGGTGTATTAAAATAAGAAATTCTTATTTTGAAAAAAACTTATAAAATTTAGATGTGGCCTTTGAAAACAATTTCAGCCGGCCCATTTATATAGATTTGCCCATTGATAGTTAATACTTCTAGTTCGCCACCTTTTGTCAAAACCTTTATTTTATCCGTTGGCTTTTTTTGCATTGCACTTACAACCAACGCAGAGGCTGTAATACCGGTTCCGCATGATAAAGTCTCAGCTTCAACACCTCGTTCAAAGGTACGAACAAAAACATTATTATCAGATAAAATTTCAATAAAATTTACATTTGTGCCTCTTGGTTCAAAACATTTATGGTGCCGTAAAAAACGCCCATACTTTTCGATGTTGTTTTCTTTGAGTTCTGATGTACAAACTAATACCAGGTGCGGAACTCCGGTATCGATAAAATATCCTTTGGAAATCCATTGAGGTAAACCAAATAAATCCAATTCAACTTCTTTGATTTCATCGATAACAAGAATGTTTAACTGAACTTCATTATCAGATTTAAAAATACCTGTATGTTCCCCATCATCAGCTAAAAAATTAAATTTCGAATTAACTTTAATCCAGCCAAATTTCATAGCAAAAGAAATTGCTGCTCTACAGCCATTTGCACACATTTCGCCTCGAGATCCGTCAGCGTTGTAATACAAAAACCGAAAAGCAAAATCTTTTACTTTTTCAAGTGCGATAAAACCATCGGCACCAATTCCATAATGGCGATCACACATATTTTTTATTGCTGAAGGATTAAACATTTCAGGCTGGGTATTTGCAGAATCCACAACAATAAAATCATTGCCTGTAGCCTGGATTTTATAAAATTCCATACTCAATTTACTTTATTTACCCGGTGAAGGTAAAGTTAACTCAACGCCAGAAGTTTCCCATCTTTTACGTACTTTGGTTGTGTCATCCGAAACAACAAAAGGTTCACTAAATTGAAAAGGATATAAATGACCGGCGGAGTAAACAGAATTGCTGTCAACATCTAAAAATGAGGAAAGCTTATAATGCCCATCAGTAACATATTTTAAAAGGAATTTATTATTTTTTAAGGTCCAACCAGAGTAAATATCCTTTTTTGAAGTAGTATTTTTCGCAGTAACAAAAATCTTACCCGGATCATTTTTTTTATTCTTAACCTGCCCGGATATTTCACCGTAATCATCACCATTGTTTATTTTAATATGACGGGTCAAAATGGTATCCTGTAGGCTATCACCCCAAACGTTTTTTACTGTTGCATAATTAATTTGAAAAGTATAAATGGTATCAAGAATCAACTCTTCATTTGGGGTAAATTCTGTTTCATAAGCAGAAGGAAAAGTGAATTTACCTTTAACAGAATCGCCATTTTGTTTTTTTATAACCAGGCTATTTATTATTGATTGTTTATCCAAAGGATTATTTACCTCAAAATAAAAACTTTGAGCTGGGCGCGCGTTCCAAAGACTATCTTTTGGGCTGACAGTTATCACCTTAAATGTATCTGCTTCTTTAAATGCCGCTGCTATAAAAGATTGAGATGTATCAGGCGCCATATTTAAACTTGAATCTGAAAAAGACTTAAGAAAAACCAAATAGACACTACCGCTATCCATAGCACTTGTGTACAATTCCAGTGTATTATTTGCTTCTATATTTTCAGATACGGCCAAAACCTGAATTGAAGCAGAAGTTATACTATCACGGATTTCTATTTGATTTAGTGACTTTAGTATTACCTGCTCTGACAAACGCAGATTTATCTGCCTGTTACTAATCGGCCTTATTGTGGTTAATTTGGGAAATGTGGTATCAATCTTTGTAGTTCTAAAGTTTAGATTACTAAAAGTATTTTTTGATGAATCAAGCAAAACATCCGTATATGGTATTCCGATTTTTTCAAAATCTGAATCGATCTTCAAATTGTTATTCTGGTCATTAACTGCAAAAACACGATAGTTTCCCAATTTCATATAGTTTAAAAAATACTTACCTTCATCACCTGTTTGAGAAATATAATTTGGCTTATTTTTATCAAAAGAAATCGTGTCAGAAAACAACTCAAATGCAAAAAGAGAATAAGTTTCTTTCCTTTTTAACCCATAAACTTTACCGGATATTATGCCTCTGTCTATTTTATCGCCGGTGGAAAAAGCAAGCTGCATACTTTCGGCAAGTTTGTTATTCCTTAAATCTTTAACACTCGATCCAATAACAATCACATATGTTTGATTGTCTTTTAAGCTGTCTTTTAAATGTATTTCCAAATCGACATCAGATTGCCACTCCAGATCAAATTCCAGAGGTGGTGAAATAAAAACACTATTGGCAATTGAGGACTCGTTTATTGATTCAGAAAAGCTGATTTCAATAACAGATAATTCCTTAATTCCAATTGAATCGGGTGTAGGAAAAGTGGCAATAATTTCTGGGGGAGTTTTATCAACCGGCCCGCCTCCCGGAGCCCTTTTGGAAGCGCAGCCAAAGAAAAAAATCAGCGCTGATAAGAAGAAAAGAAATGTTGGTTTTGTTTTGAGCATCCCAAATTTTCTGATTAGAAGGTTACTAACTGCTGATTTATATTTTGAGAATAAGTAAGGTTTTAATAAAAATAAAACCCCGGTTAGCCGGGGTTTATCTTTCTTTAATTCGTGCCGCTTTCCCTCGCAGTTCTCTCAAGTAGTAAAGTTTAGATCTTCTTACTTTACCTTTCTTAAGAACATTAACTTTAGCGATTCGAGGCGAATGGAGCGGGAAGATTCTTTCTACACCAACACCATGAGAAATTTTTCTTACGGTAAAAGTTTTATTTATCCCGCCACCGTGAAGTTTTATTACAACACCTTCGAAAATCTGAATTCTTTCTTTTTCGCCTTCAATTACCCGGACGTGTGCTTCCACTGTATCGCCTGGATGAAATTCCGGTAAATCTGTGCGAAGCTGCTCTGCTGTTACTTTATGAAGAATATCCATTTTGTTTCCCAGTTATTTTATTAACTTTTCTATTTTATCGTTTTCAAATATTTATTGTATAAATCGGGTCTGTTATTTTTCGTTGATTTAATTTTTTGGTTAAGCCGCCACTTTTCAATTTTTGTATGATTACCGCTGAGCAAAACCTCCGGAACTTTTGCGCTTCTAAAAATTTCTGGCCTTGTAAAATATGGTGCGTCTAAGAGCTCTTCCGTAAATGAATCCGTCCAGGCAGAATCAATATCTTTTAAAACTCCCGGCAACAACCTTACAACAGAATCCACAATAACAAGGGCGCTTATTTCACCGGAACTTAAAACATAATCACCAATCGAAATTTCTTCGATTTCAAAAAAATTATGAATTCTCTGATCTATCCCTTTATAATGTCCGCAAAGAAAAACCAGGTGTTTATGCAAACTAAGCTGTGTAGCAGTGTTTTGAACAAACTGCCTACCCTGAGGAGACATTAACAATATCTTAGAATCGGATATTTTAGATTGTTTATCAATATCTTCCAAGCAGCGTACAAATGGCTCGACCTTTAAAACCATCCCTGCTCCACCGCCATAAGGGTAATCATCAATTGTCCGGTGTTTATCATCCGTGTAATCACGAAGATCGTGCAGATGGATTTTTACTGCATTTTTATCCTGGCCTTTCTTAATCATACTTTGGTTTAAAGCTGATTGAAGAATTGCCGGAAACCCGGTTACAATATCGATTCTCAATGTCATAGAACTCAACCCAAAAGCCCATCGATAACTTTGATAGTAACTATTTGGGATTCAATATCAACGTCTTTAATTAACTCTTTAACAACGGGAACCAAGTGTGTCATCTTATCTTTGCTTTTTATGATCAGCATGTCGTTCTCTGGATAAGTTTCAACATCTGTGATTTTCCCTATATAATCCCCCTGTTCCGAAACAGCATCTAAGCCAATTATTTGGTGATGATAAAATTCGTCATCTTCAAGGGGAAACAACTCAGATTCAGGAATATACAGGTTCTTGTTTCGAAGTTTTTCAGCTTCGTTTCGGGATTGAATATTTCTGAATTTTATATAAACAAAATTCTTTGCAAACCGTGTTTTCTCAATCTCAATAGCAATATTTGCATCTTCATCTAAAAACACTTCTGAGAGCTCTTCAAAATGTTCAGGAAAAGAAGTAATTATTTCTGTTTTTACTTCACCCTTAATACCTTGCGGCTTTAAGACTTTTCCTATTAAATACATGCCCTGCCGTTAACTATTCAAGAATTTCCAGGACGGCACGTTTGCCGGCTTTTGCAGATGCAGCTGCAAGTAATGTTCGGATAGATTTGGCAGTTTGGCCTCTCTTGCCGATTACTTTACCTAAATCTCCATCCCCAACACGAAGTTCAAAAACGGTAACTCTTTCGCCTTCGACTTCTGCAACTGAAACCTCTTCAGGTTTATCAACGAGATGTTTAGCTATAAACTCAACGAATTCCTTCATGTCAATACCCTCCAAAAATAATTAAACCTGCTTTAGTGCAATATCTGAATAGCTTATATCTTGTTTAATATTATTTTGTTTCGTCTTCGTTGTCTTTTTTAGCAGCTTCCTCCGGTACAGTCTCTGTTTTGGCTTCTTCAACAACTTCCTCTGCAGGAGCTGCTTCTTCAGCTTTAACTTCTTCAACTGTCTCTTCTGCTACTTCAGGTTCAGCATCAGCTTCTTCAACTGTCTCTTCTGCCGCTTTCTTTTTGGCTTTGTCAGATTCTGCTTTTGCTGCTTTGTCTTCTGAACGCTTTGCTTTTTCTACTTGTATTTTTTCCCAGGCTTCCATTTCCGATGCAATTTTAGCTTCATCAGCTCCTTGCTTTGTCAATGTCCATTTTAGCCACAACCCTTTACCTTGCAACAGGTTTTTAACCGTATCTGTTGGCTGGGCGCCATTTTCAAGCCAGTGAAATATTCTGTCTTCTTTGCATTCAACAACATGCGGTTTTGCGATTGGATCATACGTTCCAACCATCTCAATAAAGCGACCGTCACGTGCTGCGCGGCTATCGGCTGCTATGATCCGGTAAAAAGGCTTCTTTTTCTTGCCCATTCGCTTTAATCGTAATTTAACCAAAATTCAACCTCCAATTTTTTTAGGCCATATTAAAAGGCAATCCTTTTAAACCCTTCATGGATTTGCCCTTCATTTGTTTAATCATTTTTTTCATTTGTTCATATTGTTTCATTAACTGGTTTACATCCTGAACTCGGGTTCCGCTGCCATTTGCAATTCTTTTGCGTCTGCTGCCATTTAGTATTTTTGGCTGGCGCCGTTCCTGCAAGGTCATTGAACTGATTATTGCTTCTGTCCGTGTAAACGCTTTTGGATCCACTTTGGCATTTTTTAACTGATTGCCAACACCAGGAATCATTCCAAGTAAATTTTCCAGTGAACCCATTTTTTTAATCTGCTTTAACTGGTCTTGAAAGTCTTCTAAAGTAAACTCATTACGTAATAACTTTTCTTCAAGTTTTTCTGCTTTTTCTGTATCAAAAGAATCCTGGGCACGTTCAACAAAACTAACGATATCACCCATTCCAAGAATTCTGGAAGCCATTCGATCCGGATGAAATTGCTCTATAGCGTCTACTTTTTCTCCGGTACCAATAAATTTAATTGGTTTCCCCGTAACAGCGCGAATTGATAATGCTGCCCCGCCACGGCTGTCGCCATCCATCTTTGTTAAAACTACACCACCATAATCCAGACGATCAGCAAATTCTTTGGCTGTGTTTACTGCATCCTGACCTGTCATGCCATCTGCAACAAACAAAATCTCATGTGGACGAACTCTGTTTTTAATATCCACTAATTCCCGCATCATTTGCTCATCGATATGCAAACGTCCGGCTGTATCCAGAATTATTGTGTCACACAATTTTCGTCTTGCTTCACTAACGGCATTAAAGCCAATTTTTACAGGATCACCTATGCCTTCATCATACACCGGCACTTTTAATCCTTCTCCAAGTACCCTTAACTGTTGAATTGCTGCCGGACGATATACATCCAACGCAGCAAGCATTGGTTTTCTTCCGCGTGCCTGTAAAAAATGTGCCAGCTTTGCCGTAAATGTTGTTTTTCCGGAACCCTGAAGCCCGGTAACCATAATGATTGAAGGAGGAATCCCAGCAGTTTTTAACTGGGTTGTAGACGTACCAAGAAGTTTTATTAATTCATCATTTACAACCTTTACAATTAATTGACCTGGTGTAACGCTTTTAATGACATCTTCACCAAGTGCCTTATCTTGTACAGATTGGATAAAATCTTTTACAACTTTATAGTTAACATCAGCTTCAAGTAATGCACGCCGGATTTCTTTTAATGAATCAGAAATATTTTTTTCTGTTAATTTACCGTAACCGCGCAGTTTCCGTAAAGTCGATTCCAGTTTTCCGGTTAAATCTTCAAGCATCCTTCTTCCGTCCAAATCATGTAGTCGCCAAATATACGAGTTGAAGCCCGCTTTAGCAATACTAAGAAATTAATTTTCTTCCAAATTTGCTTTAAGGAATTATGACGTTAAAGTTAACTAAAAACAGGTATTTTTAAAAAGGACTTTTTAAAGTGATAAATAGTGGAATAAAAATAATAATCAGCCCTTATTGATTATTATTTGGATCTTTTAATTATGCCGGCAAAACTACCATCCATATTGTTTTTATTCGGAAAGGTTGTTATAAATTCATCCGAAATGAGATCGCTTGCATTTGAAATTGATTTGGGGCTTATTGACTTGACTTGCAGACTGTTTTTGGGATCATCAACAACACCTTTTACAACCATTTGATTCTCTTTTTTATCCACTGAACATGTACTGTAAACCAATTGACCACTTTTAAGTAAAATTCTCGAAATATTTTCAAGTATTGTCGTTTGCAGATTACTAAATTCCTCTATTTCTTGTTCAGTTCTTCTCCACTTTATATCCGGATGTTTGCCAATTACACCCTGCCCGGAGCAAGGTGCATCAACCAGAATTTTTTTAAACTTTCTTTTAAAAGGCAAATTTTTAGCATCAGCAACAACCAAAAACCCCGAAAGATTTAATCTTTTTATATTTTCTTTTACTTTCTTTAAACGCGATAAATCTGAGTCTACAGCTACAGCTATTTTTAAATCCGGGTTTTCTTCCAGCGCTTGTGTAAATTTTCCTCCGGGTGCAGAGCATGCGTCTAAAAAGCTATCCCCTTTTTGAAGCTGCAGTAGTTTTATAGGAATTGCAGCGCTTTCATCCTGGATTGAACAAAAACCTTTTTCAAATAATCCGGCTTCCCTAATCCTTCCAACCTGCTTTATTTTGAAATACCCTTTAAACCTTTTTGACTTTTCATATTCAATGTCGTTTGTTTTTAATCTTTGCTCAAATTCTTCAACACTTATTTTTTGCTGGTTTACACGGACATCAAACTCAGGTAATTGGTTTAGAGCTTTGCACAACTCTTGAGTAAATGAAACTCCCCATTCATCAATCCAACGCGTAATTAACCACTTTGGGAAAGAATACATTGTGGAGATATCAGCACTTTGCCGGGAAGATTTTTCTTTTTTTAAAGATTTTTTTTGACGCAAAAATGAGCGAAGGATGGCATTAACCAATTTACCGGCCCTTTCATTTACCCGCAATTTTGCCAGCTTTACATATTCATTTACCGATGCATGGTCCGGAACATGATACATAAAATTTAATTCATATAATCCAAGCCTTAAAATTATTTTAATTTTTGCCAGTAATTTTGGGAAGTGCCCCTTATACAATTTTGAGGCATACCAGTCCAACAGTGTTAAATTTCTTAAAACACCTGAAACAAGATTTTTTAAATGACGCCGTTCCTGGATTGATAGCGATGTTTTAGAAATTTCATTCTCTTCAATATTATCAAGCCGGCCTTTTGTGTTTTCAAATTGGCGTAAAATATGATAAGCAGTTATTCGTTCATTCATAATTCAAATTTACAGAAACCAAGTTTCTGTAACTAATATCTGTGTTAATTAATGGGATTAAATTTTAAAATAATTATTCTAGTATGTTAGCAATTCCATAAATCCTTTCAAAAAGACTGCGAAATTGCAATACCGACATAATTGTTTTGCGGCACAGATGTATTTATAACAAAATGATAATTAAAATCATTTTGGGCAATAGATTTATTGTGCTTGCGAGCCAGGCGGACAGCATTTATTCCGCTGACAATATGGTTTACTAAAATTGCAGTGAAGAAATAGACATCACGGTTTTTTATTTCAGTTGTATCAAATCTTTTATGGGCATAGGTAATTCTATTCTCTTTACTATCCCATTGCCAGGATTTTGACTCTTCATAAATTCTGTCAACATTTCGTTCATTTGCACGGCGGTTGTTAAAAGAGTAGATATCATTAAATTTGCCAATATCAATCCAATATTGCTCATCCTGACCCGAGCCATTTACACCGGCATGCAAACGTGCATACGCTTTATAATCTTTTTCCAATGATGACGCATGATTATCATTAATAAGGTATGATCCCCAGGCGAGAATTTCTGTGCCTAAAAAGATTTGACCATGTGTTTTGTTACCAATATAAAACTCTCCAGCACCTGGTAAAATAAGGCTATACAGAAGTGCAAGTCCAACAGATTTTCTTTCACTGCTTTCAGATTGGAAATAATACCCTGCATTCTTATTTACAACTTCACTGGCTTTAAAGCTGTTTAAGTTTTCTACAAGTAACTCATTATAGGAAAGAGCTGAATTTTTATTTTGGGCCTGAGCTGAAATAATTAAGAGACTAATAATCAGCAATACCATTTTAATTTTCATTGAATAAATCTTTCTTTAGAATTTTACCAGGATAAGGCCAAACCATAGGTGTTCACACGCTCACCTGCATATTGTCTTTGTCCTGCATAAAATGAATATTTTAATTCCGCGTTATATGTTTTTACCGTAAAAGCTGCATCAATTGCGCTTGCCAAATGGTTTAACAAAACTACCGTTGCCATATTAGTTGCCGTAGCATAATAATCATTGCTTGTGTTTCTAAGCCTTTTATATTTTGCTATATCCGGCAGCAGATTATCCTGATTAGCACTGTTATCATAATATGTCCACATCTCGCCTACTTCAATCCAACCGGCGCCGAACTGACTGGGATACTTATAAATCATTTCATAATATTGCTGAGTTTTTGTACGTGGTAAAGTGTGTGAGAAATGTTTGTTTAAGTTACCGCCAGATTCCTGCTGACGCAAAGTTTCAATAAATGCTTCGTTAG
This window encodes:
- the rimM gene encoding 16S rRNA processing protein RimM, with product MYLIGKVLKPQGIKGEVKTEIITSFPEHFEELSEVFLDEDANIAIEIEKTRFAKNFVYIKFRNIQSRNEAEKLRNKNLYIPESELFPLEDDEFYHHQIIGLDAVSEQGDYIGKITDVETYPENDMLIIKSKDKMTHLVPVVKELIKDVDIESQIVTIKVIDGLLG
- the trmD gene encoding tRNA (guanosine(37)-N1)-methyltransferase TrmD, coding for MRIDIVTGFPAILQSALNQSMIKKGQDKNAVKIHLHDLRDYTDDKHRTIDDYPYGGGAGMVLKVEPFVRCLEDIDKQSKISDSKILLMSPQGRQFVQNTATQLSLHKHLVFLCGHYKGIDQRIHNFFEIEEISIGDYVLSSGEISALVIVDSVVRLLPGVLKDIDSAWTDSFTEELLDAPYFTRPEIFRSAKVPEVLLSGNHTKIEKWRLNQKIKSTKNNRPDLYNKYLKTIK
- a CDS encoding tetratricopeptide repeat protein, whose protein sequence is MNKIKVIVLLVLTISFFISCAASKKEETKKPDLNQAEKYVSDGFNHFKSGNDSLAVSAWQDALDIIPKDAEIHNFVGIAYHRMGKLNEASRAFKRAIDLDAAYYEAANNYGYLLFLLEKYPQAKKSFKLALKINPDYQPAKKNLELVNQVMTGSLAMEAFNYSEQAAKKTDYVDKIQVYERALNINPDYAKVHNNLGVALFYEGYFDSAYYHLEQAIRLQKDYPEAINNLGFLNRVDQKYDIAINLFLKALTIKPSYIAALNNLGEAYFLSKDMESAEKVFSAVLEMEETNVFAKKFLKKINKDLGE
- the rplS gene encoding 50S ribosomal protein L19, which codes for MDILHKVTAEQLRTDLPEFHPGDTVEAHVRVIEGEKERIQIFEGVVIKLHGGGINKTFTVRKISHGVGVERIFPLHSPRIAKVNVLKKGKVRRSKLYYLRELRGKAARIKER
- a CDS encoding NTP transferase domain-containing protein; translation: MYIVLMAGGAGTRFWPRSRQNMPKQLLKIFGDRTMLQETYDRIKDVTENEKILIITGENLKDEIKDQLPQIPERNIIAEPFGKNTAPCVALAATIINKRENKENVAMAVLPADHLVNDVDGFKSILKTAEKYALESGTLITLGIKPSYPETGYGYIQRNSKLIELDGHKIYPVKTFAEKPNLDTANRFLESGDFYWNAGIFIWSTYSILSEFEQQMPELNEGLPELYEKVDTMEMDEGILKVYSAVKSISIDYAIMEGAKNVSVIESDFDWNDVGSWEAVYNLSAKNENKNAVYTEDSIEVNAKNNLFYSENKKLIAAIDIDDIVMVETKDAILICKKDSSQRVKDVVDRLRHKEKDQYL
- a CDS encoding KH domain-containing protein, which codes for MKEFVEFIAKHLVDKPEEVSVAEVEGERVTVFELRVGDGDLGKVIGKRGQTAKSIRTLLAAASAKAGKRAVLEILE
- a CDS encoding Ig-like domain-containing protein, which translates into the protein MLKTKPTFLFFLSALIFFFGCASKRAPGGGPVDKTPPEIIATFPTPDSIGIKELSVIEISFSESINESSIANSVFISPPLEFDLEWQSDVDLEIHLKDSLKDNQTYVIVIGSSVKDLRNNKLAESMQLAFSTGDKIDRGIISGKVYGLKRKETYSLFAFELFSDTISFDKNKPNYISQTGDEGKYFLNYMKLGNYRVFAVNDQNNNLKIDSDFEKIGIPYTDVLLDSSKNTFSNLNFRTTKIDTTFPKLTTIRPISNRQINLRLSEQVILKSLNQIEIRDSITSASIQVLAVSENIEANNTLELYTSAMDSGSVYLVFLKSFSDSSLNMAPDTSQSFIAAAFKEADTFKVITVSPKDSLWNARPAQSFYFEVNNPLDKQSIINSLVIKKQNGDSVKGKFTFPSAYETEFTPNEELILDTIYTFQINYATVKNVWGDSLQDTILTRHIKINNGDDYGEISGQVKNKKNDPGKIFVTAKNTTSKKDIYSGWTLKNNKFLLKYVTDGHYKLSSFLDVDSNSVYSAGHLYPFQFSEPFVVSDDTTKVRKRWETSGVELTLPSPGK
- a CDS encoding PilZ domain-containing protein; protein product: MEFESRESFRVDSENFISYRVFNADDQVFFEGMATTTDISRTGIAIITTDSVETGLKIELAIGVGNEVVKTIGKVRNQKKNSDNEFQVGIEFDFLSESDLDKLSTVYPDINK
- a CDS encoding diaminopimelate epimerase, with product MEFYKIQATGNDFIVVDSANTQPEMFNPSAIKNMCDRHYGIGADGFIALEKVKDFAFRFLYYNADGSRGEMCANGCRAAISFAMKFGWIKVNSKFNFLADDGEHTGIFKSDNEVQLNILVIDEIKEVELDLFGLPQWISKGYFIDTGVPHLVLVCTSELKENNIEKYGRFLRHHKCFEPRGTNVNFIEILSDNNVFVRTFERGVEAETLSCGTGITASALVVSAMQKKPTDKIKVLTKGGELEVLTINGQIYINGPAEIVFKGHI
- the rpsP gene encoding 30S ribosomal protein S16 — protein: MLVKLRLKRMGKKKKPFYRIIAADSRAARDGRFIEMVGTYDPIAKPHVVECKEDRIFHWLENGAQPTDTVKNLLQGKGLWLKWTLTKQGADEAKIASEMEAWEKIQVEKAKRSEDKAAKAESDKAKKKAAEETVEEADAEPEVAEETVEEVKAEEAAPAEEVVEEAKTETVPEEAAKKDNEDETK